One Candidatus Neomarinimicrobiota bacterium DNA segment encodes these proteins:
- a CDS encoding PspC domain-containing protein, with protein MFIPIIIIALGAWLLLKPSGEKDKTGNSTKDESSDSGESNKLTRSVYDRKISGVCGGIGEYFKIDSTIVRLLWIIGTLATGGFGLLAYIILIIALPESRSLIESGGETND; from the coding sequence ATGTTCATCCCGATAATTATTATCGCTCTCGGCGCGTGGCTGCTGTTGAAGCCCTCAGGCGAAAAAGATAAAACAGGTAATTCTACTAAAGATGAGTCCTCCGATTCCGGCGAATCAAACAAACTAACTCGCTCTGTTTACGACAGAAAAATCAGCGGTGTATGCGGGGGGATTGGAGAGTATTTTAAAATTGACTCTACGATAGTCCGATTACTCTGGATAATCGGTACACTTGCTACAGGCGGATTTGGTCTGCTGGCGTATATTATTTTGATAATTGCTTTGCCTGAGAGCCGTTCACTTATAGAATCCGGAGGGGAAACCAATGACTAA
- a CDS encoding 2,3-bisphosphoglycerate-independent phosphoglycerate mutase: MQKVILIILDGYGLRSEENYNAVKAAETPTLDNLFREYPNTTLNCSGFDVGLPDGMMGNSEVGHLNIGAGRIVNQMLVKIDNAIEDKSFFDNNVFTEVMSVVKKRGTALHLMGLLSDGGVHSRLNHIDALLEMAKQKSLGNVFLHLFSDGRDTSPKSGEGYVRKIIEKTEELGIGRIASISGRYYAMDRDNRWDRTEEAYKTLLNGEGTKFSSPLEVFASAYEDNLTDEFILPSTIFEAGKPVATLRDGDGIIAFNFRADRMRQMTDALLSTDFREFERPRRKFKYASMTMYDAKFNQPFAFEPENLREILGEVISNAGLSQLRVAETEKYAHVTYFFNGGNETAFKNEERILVKSPKVATYDLKPEMSAEEITANVCDAIEDGVHDFIVLNYANCDMVGHTGSFEAAVKAVETVDIGLKNIVPLMLEKGGACVITADHGNAELMFDDDTGYPHTAHTTNPVPLILAGVNSLTGIRDDGRLADLAPTILELLGLDIPDEMTGNSLLKNDNQSIIMKNKDAVLDGV, encoded by the coding sequence ATGCAAAAAGTTATTTTAATAATATTAGACGGTTACGGTCTTCGGAGCGAAGAGAATTATAACGCCGTAAAAGCTGCCGAAACGCCTACTTTGGATAACCTATTCCGGGAATATCCCAATACTACGCTGAATTGTTCCGGTTTTGATGTGGGTTTGCCTGATGGAATGATGGGGAATTCAGAGGTTGGGCATCTTAACATCGGTGCGGGACGGATAGTTAATCAGATGCTTGTAAAAATTGATAATGCCATCGAAGATAAATCATTCTTCGATAACAATGTTTTTACAGAAGTGATGAGTGTGGTTAAAAAAAGGGGCACGGCTCTTCACTTAATGGGGTTACTGTCTGACGGCGGTGTCCACAGTAGATTGAATCATATAGACGCTTTGTTAGAAATGGCAAAACAAAAATCCCTCGGAAATGTGTTTCTGCATCTTTTCTCAGATGGAAGAGATACGTCGCCAAAATCAGGAGAAGGTTACGTCCGAAAGATAATCGAAAAAACCGAAGAACTTGGCATCGGAAGAATTGCGTCAATTTCCGGTAGATATTATGCGATGGATAGAGACAATAGATGGGACCGCACCGAAGAGGCTTACAAAACTTTATTAAATGGCGAAGGAACAAAATTTTCTTCACCTCTTGAAGTATTTGCATCAGCATATGAGGATAACCTCACAGACGAATTTATATTGCCTTCGACAATATTTGAGGCTGGTAAACCGGTGGCGACTCTTCGGGATGGGGATGGTATTATCGCTTTTAATTTTAGAGCTGACCGGATGAGACAGATGACAGACGCGCTTTTATCAACGGATTTTAGAGAATTTGAACGACCAAGACGTAAATTTAAGTATGCATCAATGACCATGTACGATGCAAAGTTCAATCAGCCATTTGCGTTTGAACCTGAAAACTTGCGAGAAATTTTAGGTGAAGTAATCTCAAACGCAGGATTATCACAACTTCGAGTTGCGGAGACGGAAAAATACGCTCATGTCACCTATTTTTTTAACGGAGGGAATGAGACTGCTTTCAAAAATGAAGAACGGATATTGGTCAAATCGCCAAAAGTCGCTACATACGACCTGAAGCCTGAGATGAGCGCTGAGGAGATAACAGCGAATGTCTGCGATGCCATCGAAGACGGGGTACATGATTTTATAGTTCTTAACTATGCAAATTGCGATATGGTAGGGCATACAGGCTCATTTGAAGCTGCTGTTAAGGCGGTAGAAACCGTGGATATAGGTCTGAAAAATATTGTTCCATTGATGCTTGAAAAGGGCGGCGCATGCGTCATCACGGCGGATCACGGAAACGCAGAATTGATGTTTGATGATGATACCGGATATCCTCATACAGCGCACACGACCAATCCTGTTCCTCTTATCCTTGCAGGAGTAAACAGTCTAACCGGAATAAGAGATGACGGCAGATTAGCCGATCTTGCTCCTACAATATTAGAGTTGCTCGGATTAGACATACCGGACGAAATGACTGGAAATTCGTTACTTAAGAATGATAATCAATCCATTATAATGAAAAATAAGGATGCTGTTTTAGATGGAGTATGA
- a CDS encoding bifunctional hydroxymethylpyrimidine kinase/phosphomethylpyrimidine kinase, translating into MEYDKDTLLEIINKSKGKRIAVIGDLMLDRYRWGSHVRMSPEAPVPVVEIDSTSESLGGAANVFNNLYFLGAKPVLIGVVGNDEAGEMIRKKVQTENLPTEGIFTDSTRVTTVKERVISNGQHVVRMDWEGSGKIGEETQRKIIDYLNSIIRDLDAVIIQDYDKGVIDSELIDKIIAKCIANDKILAVDPKIKNFFNYKKSSLFKPNIMETEKALGMTIKTQGDVRKAGRELLDRMECGCVLITQGKEGMTLFQKNGSVQQIQSRVRRVSDVSGAGDTVIASFTLALTAGASYADAAHIAALSSGIVCEEVGVVPVEIRKLREYLESSGE; encoded by the coding sequence ATGGAGTATGATAAAGATACATTATTAGAGATTATTAATAAATCAAAAGGCAAGCGGATCGCCGTTATCGGAGATCTGATGCTCGACAGGTATAGGTGGGGGAGTCATGTTCGTATGTCGCCTGAAGCCCCTGTTCCTGTGGTTGAAATTGATTCAACTTCGGAAAGTCTCGGCGGCGCGGCTAATGTATTCAATAACCTGTATTTTCTCGGGGCGAAACCCGTTCTGATTGGAGTAGTAGGTAATGATGAAGCGGGTGAAATGATAAGGAAAAAAGTTCAGACAGAAAATCTCCCTACAGAAGGAATATTCACGGATTCTACGAGAGTGACTACTGTTAAAGAGAGAGTTATTTCAAACGGTCAGCATGTGGTTCGTATGGATTGGGAGGGCAGTGGGAAAATTGGAGAGGAAACACAACGTAAAATTATCGATTATCTCAATAGTATAATCAGGGATCTGGACGCGGTTATTATACAGGATTACGATAAGGGCGTGATTGACAGTGAACTTATTGACAAAATAATTGCAAAATGTATAGCGAACGATAAAATATTAGCGGTTGATCCAAAAATTAAGAATTTTTTTAATTACAAAAAAAGTTCTCTTTTTAAACCGAACATTATGGAAACAGAAAAAGCGCTCGGGATGACCATCAAGACTCAGGGCGATGTTCGTAAAGCCGGAAGAGAACTTCTTGATAGAATGGAATGCGGGTGTGTTCTTATCACGCAGGGCAAAGAGGGTATGACTCTTTTCCAGAAGAATGGCTCTGTTCAGCAAATTCAATCCCGTGTTCGTCGTGTTTCAGATGTATCCGGTGCCGGGGATACCGTTATAGCATCGTTTACGTTGGCTCTTACAGCCGGAGCCAGTTATGCGGATGCTGCGCATATAGCAGCTTTATCATCCGGTATCGTTTGCGAAGAGGTGGGTGTTGTTCCCGTTGAAATTAGAAAACTCAGAGAGTACCTGGAGAGCTCAGGCGAATAA
- a CDS encoding GWxTD domain-containing protein, producing MKKIIRINLMIALISISVTNLFAQVEMIQSETPNVPNFQIETITTASAEKDLTNLDVYLKIAYDELQFIKNKDIFQATYELSITLFNESGDRQEGRVIRDTIKVSDFFDTNSREDFSILKTSFLIRQNNYRINIGVMDIDTRKTGFRRMTLAVPNYGKRLSISDILLLDYLAISESGDVELTPNISNAFISESSAFKAYYEIYGVKKKINIRNIVTDIEGNEIYSEIFSAEPVDGVVKTYVPIKHDNLKFNRYKFVVEVGKGKNKVTKSKTFRVRWFGMSETITDLDKAVEYLRYIATQGEMKKMLSSENELKRQLFTKFWKKRDPSPESDGNELMVEYYKRIQFTNENFATFQDGWKADMGMIYILFGSPNDIERHPFDISQKPYEVWYYYDINRNFVFQDYNGFGDYKLVTPLFDTRRSDF from the coding sequence ATGAAGAAAATTATACGGATTAACTTAATGATTGCTCTAATTAGCATTAGTGTTACAAATTTATTCGCTCAGGTAGAAATGATTCAGTCAGAAACCCCGAATGTACCCAATTTCCAAATTGAAACTATTACAACTGCCTCAGCGGAAAAAGACTTAACTAATCTCGATGTCTATCTCAAAATAGCCTACGATGAACTTCAATTTATTAAAAATAAGGATATTTTTCAGGCAACATACGAACTATCAATAACCTTATTTAATGAATCGGGAGACCGACAGGAAGGAAGAGTTATACGAGATACCATCAAGGTGAGTGATTTTTTCGACACCAATTCAAGGGAAGATTTTTCTATATTAAAAACAAGTTTCCTCATAAGGCAAAATAACTACCGAATCAATATCGGAGTTATGGATATTGATACGCGAAAGACAGGTTTCAGACGAATGACCTTAGCGGTTCCTAATTATGGAAAACGGCTTTCGATAAGCGATATTTTGCTACTTGATTATTTAGCTATATCCGAGTCGGGAGATGTAGAACTTACGCCTAATATTTCTAACGCATTTATAAGCGAATCATCAGCTTTTAAAGCCTATTACGAAATTTATGGAGTGAAAAAGAAAATAAATATTAGGAATATCGTTACCGATATTGAAGGTAATGAAATATACTCGGAGATATTCTCAGCAGAGCCTGTTGATGGAGTAGTGAAAACTTACGTTCCCATTAAACATGATAATCTAAAATTCAATAGATACAAATTCGTTGTAGAAGTGGGAAAAGGGAAGAATAAGGTAACAAAAAGTAAGACGTTTCGTGTAAGATGGTTTGGTATGTCCGAAACGATCACAGACCTTGATAAAGCAGTGGAATATCTTAGATATATAGCGACACAAGGGGAAATGAAGAAAATGTTATCTTCCGAAAATGAATTAAAAAGACAATTATTCACTAAATTTTGGAAAAAACGAGACCCTTCTCCCGAGTCCGATGGAAACGAACTTATGGTCGAGTATTATAAGAGAATTCAATTTACGAACGAAAATTTTGCTACATTTCAGGATGGTTGGAAAGCGGATATGGGAATGATTTACATATTGTTTGGTTCTCCAAATGACATTGAGCGACATCCGTTCGATATTAGCCAGAAACCGTATGAGGTATGGTATTATTACGATATAAATAGAAATTTTGTTTTCCAGGACTATAACGGATTCGGCGATTATAAGCTTGTCACGCCTCTCTTTGACACCAGAAGAAGCGATTTCTGA
- a CDS encoding dihydrodipicolinate synthase family protein, translated as MGMLGRGIYTPLVTPFSDDEIDFQSLLYNVDKLNNSSIQGYLILGSSSESILLNREERLQVIERVIGQGRDAGKMILVGVMEESTKSAISFVAEADKFDPDVYLILPPTYYKPSINEDIFLNFYNDLSKTTKVPLFYYNVPMFSGLSIESKSLIKIIEKDYIKGWKDSSTELERFIDIQKQSNFAFQSFTGNAGLLLDSLKNGSEGGILAISNALPDLCTDIYSAFSSGNFEEADILQSRLKNFADNVTTPFGIAGLKYAMSLLGFNGGSVRKPYSDLNNEDGEQLRQFLDSY; from the coding sequence TTGGGGATGTTAGGAAGAGGGATATATACTCCACTTGTAACTCCATTCAGTGACGACGAAATAGATTTCCAATCACTTCTTTATAACGTAGATAAATTAAACAATTCTTCGATTCAGGGCTATCTTATTCTTGGCTCGAGCAGCGAATCAATTCTTCTTAATCGGGAAGAACGACTCCAGGTAATTGAACGTGTTATAGGCCAGGGCAGGGATGCAGGTAAAATGATTCTTGTGGGTGTGATGGAAGAGTCAACTAAATCAGCTATATCTTTTGTTGCAGAAGCCGATAAATTTGATCCTGATGTCTATCTCATATTGCCGCCTACGTACTACAAACCCTCTATTAATGAAGACATATTTCTGAACTTTTATAATGACCTGAGCAAGACAACAAAGGTTCCGCTGTTTTATTATAATGTTCCTATGTTTTCTGGTCTGTCTATTGAATCAAAATCTCTAATCAAAATTATAGAAAAAGATTATATAAAAGGTTGGAAAGATTCTTCCACCGAATTGGAGAGGTTTATAGATATCCAGAAACAGTCCAATTTCGCCTTTCAGTCATTTACGGGGAATGCGGGATTGTTATTAGATAGCTTAAAAAATGGTTCTGAAGGTGGAATATTAGCAATATCAAATGCCCTACCCGACCTTTGCACTGATATATATTCTGCCTTCTCAAGTGGAAATTTTGAAGAAGCGGATATCTTGCAATCAAGACTAAAAAACTTTGCTGATAATGTAACAACACCATTCGGAATTGCTGGATTAAAATATGCTATGAGTCTATTAGGATTCAATGGGGGATCAGTGCGAAAACCATATTCAGACTTAAACAATGAAGACGGAGAGCAGCTTCGACAATTTCTTGATTCTTACTGA